TCTTGAACTGCTGATCGTTTACTTCATTGTAAACGTGATATCATTCATCCTTTTCGCGGCTGATAAAAGGAAGGCGAAGATGAATCGGAGAAGGATATCTGAGAGAAGGCTGCTGTCGATGGCAGCTATAGGTCCCTTCGGAGCCTACGCTGCGATGAAGGCCTTCAGGCACAAGACGAGGAAAACCAAGTTCATTCTAGTGCCATTGATGATGGTAGTGCATATCGCGATAGTCTCTTTTCTGATCTACAAGTTCATGATCTGAGAATGCACACCCCCCAAAAGCCGATGGCGTCTGGGATGAGAGACAAGCGACGCTAGAGATCGAGTTCCTCGTGGCGGCCGCAGAACCGACTTGGAAAGGAGGGACTCTGAAACCCTGTGCTCTTGTCAAATCGACCGACTCCTACAGGACCTTGTTCCTGACAGATGTCAACATTCCGTGGCTCCCCAGTCCCTGAAAAACTCATTTCACTTTTCCTTCTATCTTTCAATCAGGGAAAGCGATCCCGGCTTGCTCAATATTCGAGTGCACGATGGTGCGGGCGTCGGGATTTGAACCGATGCCGAGCCAGACACTCGTTTTCCGAATTCGATTGAGTCGGATTGCACAAACCCTTTTCTTTACTTACTACCTACTAATAGCAGCTACCATCAAGAAATAGATTAGATTGGCTATGATTAAAGCCAAGAAAAGTTTTATTCTGCTTCTAAGAAAAATTGAATCCGGATAGCTTTCTCGATATCTAGGTACAATAATCTTGAATATTACTACTGGACCTAATATTAACAGACACACCATTCCCACTCCCGTCATGGTACTATTTCTGGGAATCCATCCTATGCCCCAAAAATACGTAAGACCGTATGAAAAAACGAGTTCCGACACATAAAACCAAGCTATTATTTTAGCAATTGGCTGGTATTGCGTAGATGTGAATTTGCCTATCAACCAAATCATAAGTGTTAAAAGC
This portion of the Methanomassiliicoccales archaeon genome encodes:
- a CDS encoding DUF1294 domain-containing protein; translation: MDLVLELLIVYFIVNVISFILFAADKRKAKMNRRRISERRLLSMAAIGPFGAYAAMKAFRHKTRKTKFILVPLMMVVHIAIVSFLIYKFMI